CGATCTTTTTATAATGCAATCATATCATTAATGATTGTTTCCCGGGTTGACCTGTCCGCAGCACTTTTTTGGTGCAAGCGGTTGCGAATTTACCAAGCATCGCGCACAAAGAAATTTATCGAGCAGAATCAGGGTCACGGAACGGTCTCGCGTCAGAAGCAAATTGCCAGAATAACCATATTTTCAGCTTTCAGACTGCATGCAAGCCACATCATCGGTGGTGAGAAGAAATCTCCGGAGCCAAAAACAGCGTTACCAGAAGATCTTTTTTAAACCAGCTAATCAAAGGCGGATAGGGGTGTCAAGCAAATTCTCTTTTTAACAAAGAGCCACAGGGTAAATGGGCGCCTTTTAATAATTCCGATTCAAGTCAATATATCACCAACCGAGTATAGCTTGCCAAGACGTCTTGTCGCACCGGACCTATAGCTCGGTCCTCAGTACTCAGGCTGTCGGCCTTCGCTGAAAATGACGCTGGGTTCATGGTTAATTTTTATAACGCCCAGCTTCTTTGATTCCCATGTCAACTTATCCTCCCCCAGCGGCGTCTGAAAAAATAAAGCTTCCAACTAATTCAGAACCAGGGGTGCCGCATATGAAATCAAGACTGATCTTTTTTGGAGTTCTTTTGACAGCGGTTTTCTTCCTGCACACCCATGCCCTTCCCTTTCAGCCTCAGCGCAAGGGCCAGCGATTGATCGGTCACGGCATTACCGAAGGCGCCAACGAGTTTGGGGTAGCCTTTTCCCTGGCCCGGGAAACCGGTCTGGAATTCATCGAACTGCCGTTGGCCTGGGACAGCGTTGAAAACGCACCGGGTCGTTACCACAGCAAAATCCTCACCATTGCCAGGGCCTTTTTTCCTGCCAGGGACGTGAAAATTTTTTTGACCGTCAACCCCATCGACACCAACAATCTCAGGATGCCGGCGGACTTGAAAAATAAGGCCTTTGATGATCCAGAAGTCATCGAGCGCTTCAGGCGGCTGCTCGATTATGTCTTTGATCACGTGGGCCAACTTGATCTAATTGGTTTTGGGATCGGCAATGAAATCGATGCTTATCTCGCCAACCATATATCGCGCTGGAAACAATACCAAACATTTTACGAAGCCGGCCGACGGTATGTTAAAGAAAAACGACCGGACCTTAAAGTCGGCACCAAGGCCATGATGTACGGCCACATTTTTCATCATACCGCACAGCTACAGGAAATGAATCGCAACAGCGATCTGATCATGGTGACTTATTATCCGCTCAAAAACGGTTTCAAGGTCCACAGCCCCGCTGTCGTTCACGACCACTTCAAGCGCTTAACCGGCATTTACGCGGGCAAAACCATCAGCATGCTGGAAGCCGGCTATCCCACCAGTACCTATCTTGACAGCTCCGAGGACAAGCAGGTCGAGTTTATCCGTGAATTATTCACGGCCTGGGACCATCATCGCGATCAGATTTTGCACATGAATTTCATGTGGCTGCATGATGTTTCCGATGCCAAATTGGAGGAATTTGAAAGATATTACCGCATTTCAACCAGGGCCTTTATCCAATTTTTAGCAACCCTCGGGCTGCGCACCTATGATGGAAAGGACAAGCCGGCCTTTGACGAGCTCAAATATCAAATCCAGGCGCGCAACTGGCAGGTTCAAAAAGATACTCTTGCGGTAATCCCTCATAATGGAGGTGCGGTTAAAATTGGGTTCTCACAACAAGCGGAGTTATTTGGATGCGCAGACGGCAGCACGGTATCCCTGGATGATGTCGCCCCGCAAACGGACAACATGTCGATGCGCTGGAGCTACCGCTATGCCGATGACTGGATGTGGTGTCTGAGAAGCGTTAAAGGCCAGATGCTAGAACATACCACCCGGGTATCCTTATGGCTTAAAAGTGACCGCAACGGCCCCGTCTTCCTGCGGATTGACGAGTCAGATGGTGAATCGTTTTTCGTCATCACCCACCCGGGTTCGGACTGGCAGCGGTTTGAATTCGCATTCAGTGATTTTTCCATCGACGAAAAAACCAGCCGCAACGGCCGTCTGGAAGCCGGCAACATTATCAACCTGATCATTGCCGAACCCCCGGCTGCTGATCACAAATCAAATGCCACCCGCACGGTGTGGGTATCCAATCTACTTTTTAAATAGCACCCCAGGTCCTGTTTTGATTTTGACATCCTTCCGTCCTCGCATTAGTATATTTCAGATTTCACTCTACCGTCCAGCGCCACACGCCCATCAAAATGATTGAACAATTTTGAGGAAATTATGAATATTGGCAGACTGCTCAAAAGACACGCAAAATTTCGGCCTGATCATCCGGCACTTATCTTCGGCGAGGAACGGCTCAACTTTAAAGCGTTTAACTCCAGCGTCAATCAACTGGCCAACGGCTTCTTAAAACTGAGCATCAAAAAAGGCGACAAAATCGCGACCGTTTTAAATAATTGCATTGAGCTTCTGGAGGTTTTTTGGGCCGCTGCCAAAATCGGTGCGGTGGCTGTTCCGCTGAGCCCACTGCTGCGTGGTAAGGGTCTTTCAAGCCTGATTCGGGATTCGGATACGGTTTTGATCATTACAGAATCCGAGGCTACAGGAATTATAGATGCCGTCAAACCGGAGCTGCCCCAGATACCCGCAGAGCGTTACTATACGGTCTCCGGCGAGCATTCTGGTTTCACGGATTATCAGGTGCTCAAAGCCGTTTCGAAAGACTTCGAGCCGGAAAAAATCGAAATTCATCAGGACGATCCCGTCAATATCATCTACAGCAGTGGCACCACCGGCCTGCCCAAGGGAATCGTCCATACCCACTATATTCGAGGACTATACTGTTCGACTTTTGCCGCGTCATGGCGCATGACACCCGAATCAATTTGTCTACACACCGGCTCGGTCATCTTCAACGGTGCGTTCATGCTTATGATGCCCGCTATGTACCTTGGGTCCACGTTTGTTTTTGGGAGTCACTTAAACGGCTCTCAGCTTGTCGAAATGGTTGAAAAGGAAAAGGTAACCCATATCACCACGGTTCCCGCCCAAATGATTGCGATGCTCAATGCGCCTAATTTTTCACCTAAAGCCCTGTCTTCAATCGAAGCGATTTGCTGTATGGGCGCCCCGCTACATAAAAAGCACAAAGAAATGTGGCATCGGCAATTGCCCGGCACTTTTTACGAAGCTTATGGCTTAACGGAAGGATTTTTTACGGTTTTGGATAAAACCGATTATGAAAATAAACCTGAATCCGTTGGATGCCCGACGCCGTTTACCGAAATCAAGATCATCAATGATCAGGGCAAAGAACTGCCAGGTGGGGAAGTGGGCGAAATCATCGGTCGGGGCCCCCTGGCAATGTCCGGCTATTACAAACAGCCTGAGCTGACCCGCCAGGCCGTTAGAAAGGGATGGATTTACAGCGGCGACCTGGGCTTCACAGATGAAGAAGGTTTCCTGCACCTGGTGGATCGAAAAAAGGATATGATTATTTCCGGCGGCATCAACGTCTATCCAAGAGACATCGAGGAAGTTTTGATCCAGCATGCGTCTGTCAGAGAGGTGGCCGTATATGGTGTTTCCAGCGAAAAATGGGGCGAAACTCCGGTGGCTGCAGTGATGTTGCGGCGGGATGCAGCAGCCTCACCGCAAGAGTTGCTGGAATGGGTCAACGATCGCGTTTCCGCGCGTTTTCAGAAAGTCAGTAAAGTCGTCATAATCGATGAATTTCCGAGAACCGCCACCGGTAAAATACTCAAACGGACCCTGCGCGATATGTAACCCTCAGAAGTTTATATTGGTCGGTACGTCCATGAAATTATAACTTTCCTGATAGTTTCCACACAGATCTTGCCTACAATTCCGGCATTTCAACACCGATCCACATGATGATAGATCTGGTTTAGTATGATCGATCATTCTTAAGTTTATCCTGTTAGATACCGAAATTTATAAAAGCTTAAATTCGAAATGGGATAAACTGATGATTTGTCCAGAATGTGGTCATAAACAAGAAGAATATTTTGTCGAATGTGCCCGGTGCGGTGTCATCCTGTCAAAGGCTATAGAACTGGACACAAACCGGGAATCCCTTAAGCGACACGGCCAAAAATGCTCCGATAAAAACATTAAAAAGCCGACTCGCAGACTATTATTTAAGACCCTCAAAATAGTTTCGGTCACTTTATTACCTTTATTGCTCATCAGTTTATTGGGTGCTTTTTCTCATTGGAGCTTTGGCAGTGGCAGTTTTGCGGGTAAATTCAGACTGGAAAAATTGGACTTAAGTTATCAACAATTTCTTCAAACACAGTACGTGTCAAAAATAAAACTTCCTGAAACCAGCCAGGATATTGACATATTTTACGATGTCGTTCCTCAATGCGAAAGTATTGCCATCCAAGCTAAGGTAAAAGAAAAAGATCCGGATTTACATGCCATTGTCGCTGCTTTTTTGTTAAATGATGGCAGCAAGCCAACCCTGGTTGAGAATTTTCCTTCTCCTGCGGCTGCGTTGGCTATTTCGATTGATTGGTGTAAGGAGCCGCATCCTGCATGGTGGCAGGCGATGGATGCGTTAGCTATCTCTTTGGGTTGGCTTGGGAACCCGCAACCAGCATGGTGGCAAACAGATGCCGCAATGAATGGTTATCATACGAGTGTTTTGAAATTTGACCGCGAAGGCGGCATCTGGGCATTTTATAATGAGGATACCCAAACCATAAGAGTCTTTAGTTTTCATGGGCAACACGTAAAAATTTCGGATTTTGAACAGAGGTTAGGGAAACGCCCATCGTAAGTCGAGGCCCTCGATGAGCGCTATGGGTTTAAATATTCAAGGCCCAAAGATTTTGCACTTCAACCAATATGTGAAGAATCGCCAGCCAAAAAAATTAATGAAGCCATATCCGGTTTTTCGCAAGCTTCTGCGGAACATGAAACGATTAACGCTTTAGCTGATCTTTCACAGGAAGGCGTTAAGTAAAAAACTGTACCGCGCCCTTTCTCCGATTTTTTTGCATATACCGCCGCGCCTTTAGGGCAGGGCACGGACCAAAAAATTTGATTAAATCTTTCTTGTATTTTTTGTGCCACAATTGGGGCAATATGTTCATTTGATATGGTAAATTTGTACCATGCCATATCTAACTCCTTTTCTTGCGGCATGAATCGGTTTTCTCAAGTAAGATCATGGTCCCATTTTCTTATCGACAATTTTAAAAACAACAAAAACAACCGCCACTATGATAACAATGAGCAATATTTTTATGATATCCATTTTTATGCTCCGGAAACGTTGGTTGTATCTTGTTTATGATCATTCTTCCTTCCAATTTAAAAACCAGGCCTCCTGCTAGATATAAGTTCAGAGCAAATCAAATGCCAACATCACAAGATTATGGAAATTTGCTTAATATCAAATAGTTATATTAAATATGACTGTGTGATTTTAAGGCCGCAACAAATTATTGTGCGTTTTAACACAAAATATTTGCGGAAATTGACGCAGTTGTTAAAAATGAAAATGGCCACAATAAATTGAGCGCTGCACCTTGGGCGAACTGTGTTTTAGGAACGGCCATGCGTCCTGCGGGCTTTGAAAGACAAGGTCCAAAGAATTTTATCTTTGGAATTTTGAGAAAGGACTTTATCTGCTAACTAACCGCTGTATTTCCATTAACCGCAACCGCCTGTAAAAAATTCGCAGAGCCCTGAGTGTCGGTCACCTGCCATTCCGATCACCTCCCCTCAAATTCCTTTGACATCAATCGGACTTTATTGTTACCCATTTTGCGATATTAAGACCTCGAAATCGTCACATTCCGTGATATTGACACATAAGTTCGCATCGGCAGAACAAAAATCATAAAACACCACGCTCAAAAAAAATAATCGAGGGGGTACGCAGAATGAATCACCGATTTGGTACGGTTTTTTTAGCACTTCTGGTTTTTGGCTTACTGGCTTTCAATAGTTCTATGGGGATGGCGGAAGATAATGTGATTTTAGATGAGCTATTAACCGAGGTTCAGAAAACACTTATCCGGGTGAGCACATCTATCGCAGAAGATAATCTGCCGCCTTTACATAAGATCACCCTGCAGTTAAAAAGCGCTTTGGCCACAAAGGCCGACGGCAAAGTATCATTGATCGTTGTGCAGTTGGGCGCCAAAGTGGATAGCGAAGCGGTGCAGGAAATCCATCTTGAACTCAAGCCCCCGAAACCCGCTGATGCAGCCTTGGTGCGCTCAGTAGAGGATACGCTGGCTACTGCCATCATCGAGGCTGCCAAAAGTGCCTATCGGGCTTCAAAAAGAAAGCCGCCTTTGCACCTGTCAAAACTGACCGCAAAAATTCGCTTTGTCGTTAAAACAGAAGGCGGCGGCGGTGTGAATTTCAAACTGCTGCCGGTTACAATAAAACTGGGTGGAAAAGCCAAAAAGGTCAACACACAGCAAATAATCATAGAATTTAAACGTTAGTTGATGGCGCCACCCCTTACCTCTTGCAAAACGCCAAGCTCGTCAAGCGGCGCCATTCAAGCTTGCTGCAAAAGTCAGGGTGATTATCTTATCGTTAGTTTACATTTTCGCATTACGTTAAGAACGATTATCGGACGCGGCTGCAAGGAAATCAAAAAAATGCAGATTAAACATAAGGTGGGTTTGGCGCTGATGCTGATGCTCGGTCTGAGTCTTATGCTCAGCATAAACGCAAACCTTCAATCGAAAGCTGAAAATAAGGAATTAACCAAAGCGGTTTTTAAAGTTGCCTGATTCGATGTAAGTGAAGAAGTCCTGGATGGGCTTAAAGGTGCCGAACACGTTTACAGTCACTTTATCGGTCGAAAAGAAGCCAACACCGTGTGGTATGATCCTGCTTTAACCAGCGTCGAACAAATTGAGAATGCCTTAAAAGATGGGGCCGGTTATCTTGAAACTGTAGACTGAAGTTAAAAAAGGTCCAAGGTTCGCAGGATTACGTCGTCTCCTTCTAACTATAACGCGGAAAGCTGTGTGCCGCAGACGCTGTCCCCCTTTTAACTAAACTCCTTGACATAAAACGAAATTTTTTGGTAGTAAGTCCACAAAGATCGCCAAGCTCAAAAGCGGCCGAGTGTCCATTCTGAACCGAACTCCATCCTATACGTAATTTATAGCTGTTAAAGTTAAAACAGACCTCCCTTTCCTGCTCTCAAGAGACACGCTTTTTTTCACTTAGTATAGAAGCGACGATTACCACTGATCTCGAAATGGTCCTCCTCTGACTTTAAAATGTGAGACTCAGGGCTACGGTGACGTCATAATTGAAATGCAATATCCAAACATTAAACAACGGGGATACAGTTATGAGCGAAGAAAAAGTCGGTGTCGTTTCTAATTACTTCAGTAAAATATCCGTTGCAGCCGTCGAGATCACCGATGGGACTGTGTCTGTGGGCGATACACTTCATTTTTTGGGGCATACAACAGATTGTGAATCCAAGGTGAGCTCAATGCAAATCGAGCACAAAGCGGTAACAAAAGTAAAGAAAGGGGATAGCGTCGGTATAAAGGTATCGGAAAAAGTAAGGGAAAACGACAAAGTATTCAAAATAGTCCCAGATTAATTGTTTTTACGATAAGGCATGAAAAACGTTGTCTTAAACTTTGCAAATATCGCTCTTTATACAGATGTAACTCTTTTAACAGCTTTTAATCCAGACAATTGCACTGCAATTTGTGAAAGCCCTCAGTGGCTGGTGTTCTCCCGGAATAATCCCTTCCTTATTTAAATCCACTTGAGTTCATAAAAATTATTTGTTAGTCAGCTTTTAAATCACAAGCTTTCAAATCTCTAATGACAATTCAAAGGAAAATGGCAGATGCTGGACAAGATCAAACGATTTTTTGAAAAGGCTGCGACCGACGGTTCCGACAATGCCAAGCAGGCTACAGAACACGATATAAGGGTTGCCACCTGTGCGCTG
The nucleotide sequence above comes from Desulfobacterales bacterium. Encoded proteins:
- a CDS encoding class I adenylate-forming enzyme family protein produces the protein MNIGRLLKRHAKFRPDHPALIFGEERLNFKAFNSSVNQLANGFLKLSIKKGDKIATVLNNCIELLEVFWAAAKIGAVAVPLSPLLRGKGLSSLIRDSDTVLIITESEATGIIDAVKPELPQIPAERYYTVSGEHSGFTDYQVLKAVSKDFEPEKIEIHQDDPVNIIYSSGTTGLPKGIVHTHYIRGLYCSTFAASWRMTPESICLHTGSVIFNGAFMLMMPAMYLGSTFVFGSHLNGSQLVEMVEKEKVTHITTVPAQMIAMLNAPNFSPKALSSIEAICCMGAPLHKKHKEMWHRQLPGTFYEAYGLTEGFFTVLDKTDYENKPESVGCPTPFTEIKIINDQGKELPGGEVGEIIGRGPLAMSGYYKQPELTRQAVRKGWIYSGDLGFTDEEGFLHLVDRKKDMIISGGINVYPRDIEEVLIQHASVREVAVYGVSSEKWGETPVAAVMLRRDAAASPQELLEWVNDRVSARFQKVSKVVIIDEFPRTATGKILKRTLRDM